A genomic region of Vitreoscilla filiformis contains the following coding sequences:
- a CDS encoding succinate dehydrogenase iron-sulfur subunit produces the protein MTKRTFQIYRYDPDKDAKPYMQTIELELAGNERMLLDALVKLKAVDPTLSFRRSCREGVCGSDAMNINGKNGLACLTNLRSLPDVVVLRPLPGLPVIRDLIVDMTQFFKQYNSIKPYLINNTLPPEKERLQSPEEREELDGLYECILCASCSTSCPSFWWNPDKFVGPAGLLQAYRFIADSRDEATAERLDNLEDPYRLFRCHTIMNCVDVCPKGLNPTKAIGKIKELMVRRAI, from the coding sequence ATGACCAAGCGCACCTTCCAGATCTACCGCTACGACCCCGACAAGGACGCCAAGCCCTACATGCAAACCATCGAGCTGGAGCTCGCTGGCAACGAACGCATGCTGCTGGACGCCCTGGTCAAACTGAAGGCCGTGGATCCCACCCTGTCGTTCCGTCGTTCCTGCCGCGAAGGCGTGTGCGGCTCGGACGCCATGAACATCAACGGCAAGAATGGCCTGGCCTGCCTGACCAACCTGCGTTCGCTGCCGGACGTGGTGGTTCTGCGTCCGCTGCCCGGTCTGCCCGTGATCCGCGACCTGATCGTGGACATGACGCAGTTCTTCAAGCAGTACAACAGCATCAAGCCCTACCTGATCAACAACACGCTGCCGCCCGAGAAGGAGCGTCTGCAATCGCCTGAAGAGCGCGAGGAGCTGGACGGCCTGTACGAGTGCATCCTGTGCGCGAGCTGCTCGACGAGCTGCCCGAGCTTCTGGTGGAATCCGGACAAGTTCGTGGGCCCGGCGGGTCTGCTGCAAGCCTACCGTTTCATCGCCGACAGCCGCGACGAAGCCACAGCCGAGCGTCTGGACAACCTCGAAGACCCGTACCGCCTGTTCCGCTGCCACACCATCATGAACTGTGTTGACGTGTGCCCGAAGGGTTTGAACCCGACCAAGGCCATCGGCAAGATCAAGGAATTGATGGTGCGTCGCGCGATCTGA